The stretch of DNA CGTATTCAATATGCATCATCAACATCGTTATTTTTCACTACTTCGTTCTTCCGGACTTCAACTCATTTAATTTTAGCAACTTACAATATCTCATTACCTATTGCGTCTTAACCGCAAGTAGCTTCCTCGCAGTTCATCTCACTCAAGCGCAAAAACGCGAGCTTTATGCTAACCAGAAACTGCAACAACAGTTAGCAATTAGAAACGAACTGGCGCAAACAATATCAGCGTTGGCGACATCAAAACAAATTGCTACTGAAGCCGTCGCATTTTTACGTAAAAACTATCAAATCGAATCCGCCATTTACGCCGTATCACCCCACTGGCAGTGTTTGGCTCAAGACGCCGATTCCCAGACCTTTACTCTATTGTCGGAGTCAAAGCCTGCTCATCTCGACTATGTTCCATTTGCCGATGACACCAAACTGCTCGCGGAGTTGGTGGTGCGAAAAGATCAAGCAGATCGCATTGACACTTGGTTTACCTCTCTCGTCGCTATGTCACTGGCGCGCGCTAATGCAATGTCAGCACTGACGACAGCAGAGGCGAACAATCAGGCAGAAGTGATGCGAACAACGCTGCTGTCCTCTGTTTCTCACGATCTCAAAACTCCGCTTGGAACGATCATCGGAGCCGCCACTACGTTAAGCGATCCACATTTGCATCTCAGCGCCGAAGTCAGACACGAGTTGCTCCAATCCATTGCTCACCAAGGTGAGAGGCTGAATACCAGTTTGAGTAAGTTGCTCGATATTACTCGCTATACTTCGGGTTCTCTGCAGTTAAATCGAGATTGGACTGAGCCAGAGGAGTTGATTGGCAGTGCTTTGAAAAGACTCAAAACTCAACTGGGTGACCACCATTTATTGCTGGAAGGCGAACCTATGTTGGTGGATATAGATGCATTGTTGATAGAACAGGTGATCACTAATCTAGTGGAAAACGCGGCCAAATATAGCAGTGAAAACAGTGAGATAAACTTGCACTATGGTTATGATGATAAAGCATTTTTTATCAAAGTGAGTAACCCATGCCAAACCATTCCTGAAAACGCACTCGATAAAATTTTCGATCGTTTTTTTCGCTTGGACAACCATCACGTGAATGGAACCGGACTCGGATTAGCCATTTGCCGAGTCATTGTTTCAGCCCATGGAGGAACCATTTCTGTGCGTAACATCGATAGCTATGGGGTTGAGTTTACCGTGCGAATCCCATGTAACTTGCTGGATATAGAGAAGTGCCAAATATCATGAACTGTGAAACCAAAATACTTATCATTGAAGACGAAAAACCAATCAGCCGCTTCCTACAGGTCTTGATGAGTGGTCATGAATACCAAGTAAAAACGGTCGAAACTGCAAAGCAAGGACTGCTCTTGGTAGCAAACTGGTCTCCTCACCTGATCCTCCTTGATCTAGGTTTACCTGATCTCGATGGCGTGGCCTTGATAGAAGAAATTAGGGCTTGGAGCAACACGCCCATCATTGTTATTTCAGCAAGGAACAAAGAGTCCGACAAAGTCGCGACCTTAGATGCTGGCGCAAATGATTACTTAACCAAACCATTTGGTAGTGACGAATTACTCGCGCGTATTCGTGTCGCTCTACGATTAGCCGCTCGAGATCAAATCAGTATGCCGATGCGCTTTCAAATCTCAGATGTGACCATTGATCTTGGGCTTAAAAAAATCACTCGAAACGAAACTCCAATCAAGTTGACCAAAACTGAATATAACATCCTCAAATTCTTGTGCAGAAATGCCGGAAAAGTCATTACTCATAAACAGATTCTGCAAGAAGTCTGGGGCAACAATTACACCGAACACGCTCATTATGTTCGTATTCATGTTGCTCAATTGAGAAGAAAAATCGAACTCGATCCCGCTCAGCCAATGCATATCATCACCGAAACTGGTATTGGATATCGGCTAGTCGATGCTTGCGAGGTGTAGAGCTCATACAAATTTATAGCATCTTTATACTCTTAGGTTGAATCCTTACAACATATTTAAAGTAAAGCGGATATGCTGTACTCAACTGGTGAGTTCGATAGCTTTGCGGGGATTAGCGACTCTCAAACTCACTGGTTTTTGCACCCTTCTATTCATTGAAAAATGAAATTTAGCTTTGCTTAACAATGGGTATTCCTTAGCCGAATTCCATCACAAGCAGCCAGTAATGGTCGTAGTTACTGGCTTTTCTTTTTTCTATTTCCGTTTAGCTCATTCACCACACTGCCAAGCTATCTCAGCGCTTGTGACGTTGAAGTAAACTGAATCTTTATACTTTCTTTATACCCATACTGATTTCTATATAGAAAACATAAAACTAACGCATTTAATTTATTGTTAAATAGACACAGATTCATAACAAATCAACACACAACAAAACATGCTCAACGTTATGAAATCTGATTGAGTCACTCACCGCCGCTTAGTGCGAAAAACAAATAAAAGAGTGACCATTTCCAGCCAAGAAAGGAAACAAAACAATGAATAAGAACGACAGTATGCCGTTACCGACTAACACTCGGGAATGGCTAATAAACAAAAATAGTTTGATTATCATTGCAGACATCATTCTATTTGCCGTGATGTATCTCACTTTACCTTTCGATCCTAAGGTAGTGCTTGGGCTCTGCATCTTAGTCTTTATCGCCATACTTTGGTTAACCGAGGCACTCCACACCACGGTAACCGCAATTTTAATCCCTATTCTGGCGATTATCTTTGGTGTGTTTAACACCCAGACTGCGCTCAATAGTTTTGCCAACTCAATTATCTTTCTATTTTTAGGCGGATTTGCGCTCGCCGCCGCAATGCATCGTCAAGGCTTAGACCAAGTGATTGCTGACAAAGTATTGGTGATCGCCAAAGGAAAGTTGAGTGTTGCAGTATTTATGCTCTTTGGTGTTACTGCCATCTTGTCCATGTGGATCAGTAATACCGCGACTACTGCCATGATGCTACCGTTAGCGCTCGGTATTTTAAGTAAAGTGAATGAAAAAAGCGGCCACGGGACACATGTCTTCGTATTATTGGGCATCGCCTATAGTGCCAGTATCGGGGGTATGGGCACTATAGTCGGTAGCCCACCAAATGCGATTGCCGCTGCCGAGGTCGGGTTAACGTTCACCGAATGGATGAGCTTTGGCTTACCAATGGCTGCATTACTCCTTCCGATTGCCATCGCTGTCCTTTATTTCCTGCTCAAACCCGATCTTAATGGGGATTTTGAACTCAACACCGCGCCCGTTAATTGGGACAAAGGTAAAGTCGTCACTTTGGGTATCTTCCTAACCACCGTAACGTGCTGGATATTCAGTACACCTATCAACGCGATTGTTGGCGGGATTAAGAGTTTTGATACTGTTATCGCTCTGTGTGCGATCATCGCAGTGAGCTTTTGCCGTGTCGTACATTGGAAAGACATAGAGAAGAACACTGATTGGGGCGTATTGTTACTGTTCGGTGGCGGTATCTGTTTAAGTAACATCCTTAAAGTCACAGGAGCGAGCACATTTTTGGCCAATGCATTAAGTGAAGTCGTCGCTGGTTTAGGGTTGATTTTGGTGATTTTGCTACTAGCAGCATTTGTGGTGTTCTTAACTGAATTCGTGAGTAACACTGCGCTTGCAGCACTCTTTATTCCTTTGTTTGCGAGTGTTGCAGAAGCCTTTGGTATGTCACCA from Vibrio taketomensis encodes:
- a CDS encoding response regulator — protein: MNCETKILIIEDEKPISRFLQVLMSGHEYQVKTVETAKQGLLLVANWSPHLILLDLGLPDLDGVALIEEIRAWSNTPIIVISARNKESDKVATLDAGANDYLTKPFGSDELLARIRVALRLAARDQISMPMRFQISDVTIDLGLKKITRNETPIKLTKTEYNILKFLCRNAGKVITHKQILQEVWGNNYTEHAHYVRIHVAQLRRKIELDPAQPMHIITETGIGYRLVDACEV
- a CDS encoding SLC13 family permease, with translation MNKNDSMPLPTNTREWLINKNSLIIIADIILFAVMYLTLPFDPKVVLGLCILVFIAILWLTEALHTTVTAILIPILAIIFGVFNTQTALNSFANSIIFLFLGGFALAAAMHRQGLDQVIADKVLVIAKGKLSVAVFMLFGVTAILSMWISNTATTAMMLPLALGILSKVNEKSGHGTHVFVLLGIAYSASIGGMGTIVGSPPNAIAAAEVGLTFTEWMSFGLPMAALLLPIAIAVLYFLLKPDLNGDFELNTAPVNWDKGKVVTLGIFLTTVTCWIFSTPINAIVGGIKSFDTVIALCAIIAVSFCRVVHWKDIEKNTDWGVLLLFGGGICLSNILKVTGASTFLANALSEVVAGLGLILVILLLAAFVVFLTEFVSNTALAALFIPLFASVAEAFGMSPIMLSVLIALAASCAFMMPVATPPNAIVFGTGKIKQSEMMRVGLILNLVCIGVLGAVALIFW
- a CDS encoding ATP-binding protein, encoding MKIKDRHYLLFLLFFLVLSGILAVFGVITKKELIETDIAMLFLLINIVSGSVLSPMFAYSICIINIVIFHYFVLPDFNSFNFSNLQYLITYCVLTASSFLAVHLTQAQKRELYANQKLQQQLAIRNELAQTISALATSKQIATEAVAFLRKNYQIESAIYAVSPHWQCLAQDADSQTFTLLSESKPAHLDYVPFADDTKLLAELVVRKDQADRIDTWFTSLVAMSLARANAMSALTTAEANNQAEVMRTTLLSSVSHDLKTPLGTIIGAATTLSDPHLHLSAEVRHELLQSIAHQGERLNTSLSKLLDITRYTSGSLQLNRDWTEPEELIGSALKRLKTQLGDHHLLLEGEPMLVDIDALLIEQVITNLVENAAKYSSENSEINLHYGYDDKAFFIKVSNPCQTIPENALDKIFDRFFRLDNHHVNGTGLGLAICRVIVSAHGGTISVRNIDSYGVEFTVRIPCNLLDIEKCQIS